A section of the Drosophila subobscura isolate 14011-0131.10 chromosome A, UCBerk_Dsub_1.0, whole genome shotgun sequence genome encodes:
- the LOC117899345 gene encoding ral GTPase-activating protein subunit beta isoform X8: protein MYSEWASLSAQITANSCGAQCFSVLNKFPASAGREVVVSVVKQLGTNLGITQNAEPSHLVKDEEVKWCMDVICFGLSLPLQEHETIKDCVNVYCEWLTALHPQPRISVPKPICEDANLYARQIINHFHNLFVPRQGESADTIKRQAVLCHRVLRTLQQTAQISQLMDRQTWDTLLLFLLAINEILLAPPTVKDDVGDQLCERVLSVLFEVWLLACVRSFPSPSMWKTLQESCSMWRHRVALVDQWNRVNLALTSRLLEFSYGPAFPQLKNADEDGQLIPVGMSNDCVAQTWYRFLRMIGNPTALCSPHIISKSSHFVQWALTHEKGAETHQHPCLQQLPQIFLNAMKGISSQVDAFLGVYQPPPQQTDNVVTNLMEIRHSLNEATSSTLQQFIHSSSASNISANGLQQQQGSGLGSGSGSAAQQLQLQLQHQHLHHHHHLHYPHLHLHGAGSFLRDNFMSNSASTALNAIMGHHGHHQHPNQLHQQQQQQQQLSLSHSGASPTSSASASAVGSTSAGGSHSAGVVGSISFSTAEASLGTTAATSTPTPPLQRRLAKSFSVAPTITQQKALPLTAMGAGTELAVARPKCNSILHVFHEWLFEAAHIGGDTWRQNRKKQACEASKRPSSMIMEHRKGSISLSQPNSLNDPASLPPTLTIDKYESGRAEAIGTLCKIFCAKKTGEEILPVYLARFYMALQQCLKITESKECDETLASILLHSGDLFRLDLDGINVLLPGFIAALEIVLPDKDLKLKTQSMAFNRTELRRSAINILLSIMVLPLHYQALPIRDLSSETSEKMFTFIQLKSRLMNILMNALQVETDAQNTHMLLGGLLLCVQDAVTFEETDMGGTASTHMHSSGGAQHHEANLLSSACSERSASLVSAGTASLGAQTTATMGAGSGSMRDTASAHDYPSLTISDDMSFEFGQELEGVTTYDNAHALFVRATYLVCHRLISSWKTDLNVSLAALELLSGLARLHIRETDALECKRAVKWICDYICYQCSRPPPAHSKDLHSTIVAAFQCTAAWLMQHPYLLQDKDCLQTVLEVVELGISGTKSQSKSGDIPKFKDEKELKPASMRVRDAAENLLTIILEQVGYFPSECGPESISSLLDELALMKHCNSMVPAAAASTEQAIAKFKYFVTENSTILALLEEPLGNDQDPQPTVTLLIRGPFGRHAWTMQLRHLPRSKSGIKYHAINPGRPIPMNDVSQRPECEQKNFPDGVDKVQPCVADYSIPTIDQIREQYGSASIRELEALLENQSIHEKLAWAEADNSVDSLSHSQECVPPLVCQEFHAARLFLSHFGFLTFETRNPHNPAEALGTPPQRPLIVLDTKSTAFAADLDRLDKLSARTHDTVYVFYVKTGQTSAQQIIGNMVEETSHTYDPHFAGMLQTLGWPVLVADHSGWTGFAHNSWSLKGTPEEQQQQLQLKSNVPSELNYNGSQRVLYWADVSSEIAFVVPTTWNLRYNSDTSDGGSLSGSDQLGTSNVWARCESEAGTGAAKSKPRNLSLELDTSTGTGRSQKDPVPPTRRKGNVTKPTLLAQAPAKIFLVWLESYEDYLNFPLEDLLAYTRTGEELHSLQQPRAADCHVIFVHSLLSGLLRVKLQGPPGRMSFATPLVDGMVLSRRVVGNLVRQTALNISRRRRLDNDNYQPPHVRRRLKVQDIVQKYKMDLSEAELLAHLFQRAI, encoded by the exons ATGTACTCTGAATGGGCCTCACTGTCGGCCCAGATTACGGCCAACAGCTGCGGTGCGCAATGCTTCAGTGTGCTGAACAAATTCCCAGCCTCGGCTGGACGGGAAGTGGTCGTGTCGGTGGTCAAGCAGCTGGGCACCAATCTGGGCATCACACAGAATGCCGAGCCCAGCCATTTGGTCAAGGATGAGGAG GTGAAATGGTGCATGGATGTCATCTGCTTTGGCCTATCGCTGCCCCTGCAGGAGCACGAGACCATCAAGGACTGCGTGAATGTCTACTGCGAGTGGCTGACGGCGCTGCATCCGCAGCCGCGCATCAGTGTGCCGAAGCCCATATGCGAGGATGCCAATCTGTATGCACGCCAGATAATCAATCACTTTCACAATCTGTTTGTGCCGCGCCAGGGCGAAA GTGCCGACACCATTAAGCGGCAGGCGGTGCTGTGTCATCGGGTGCTGCGCACACTTCAGCAGACGGCGCAGATATCGCAGCTGATGGATCGTCAGACGTGGGacacgctgctgctcttcctgctggCCATTAACGAGATTCTACTGGCGCCGCCCACCGTCAAGGATGATGTCGGCGATCAGCTGTGCGAGCGTGTGCTCTCCGTGCTCTTTGAAGtgtggctgctggcctgcGTGCGCAGCTTCCCCTCGCCCTCGATGTGGAAAACGCTGCAGGAGTCGTGCTCCATGTGGCGGCATCGCGTGGCCCTGGTCGATCAATGGAATCGTGTCAACTTGGCCCTCACCTCCCGCCTGCTCGAGTTCAGCTATGGCCCAGCGTTTCCGCAGCTCAAAAATG CCGACGAGGATGGCCAGCTGATACCTGTGGGCATGTCGAACGATTGTGTGGCCCAGACATGGTATCGCTTCTTGCGCATGATCGGAAATCCCACGGCGCTCTGCTCACCGCACATCATCAGCAAATCGTCGCACTTCGTGCAGTGGGCGCTCACCCACGAGAAGGGCGCTGAGACGCACCAGCATCCgtgtctgcagcagctgccgcagatCTTTCTCAACGCCATGAAGGGCATCTCCAGCCAGGTGGATGCGTTTCTGG GCGTTTatcagccgccgccacagcagacGGATAATGTCGTGACAAATCTAATGGAGATACGTCACTCGCTGAACGAGGCCACCTCCTCCACGCTGCAGCAGTTTATCCACTCGAGCAGCGCTTCGAATATATCTGCGAatggcctgcagcagcagcagggctcCGGTTTGGGCTCCGGCTCCGGATCCGCCgcgcagcaactgcagctccagctgcagcatcagcatctgcatcaccatcaccatcttCACTATCCGCACTTGCATTTACATGGCGCTGGCAGCTTCCTGCGCGACAATTTCATGAGCAACTCGGCCAGCACTGCCCTGAACGCCATCATGGGTCATCACggtcatcatcagcatccgAATCAgctccatcagcagcagcagcagcagcagcagctatcaCTCTCCCATAGTGGAGCCTCGCCGACgtccagcgccagcgcctCTGCGGTGGGCAGCACCAGCGCTGGTGGCAGCCACTCGGCCGGAGTCGTTGGCAGCATATCCTTTAGCACGGCTGAGGCCAGTCTGGGGACAACAGCTGCCACGAGCACGCCCACACCGCCTCTACAGCGACGATTGGCCAAGAGTTTTAGCGTGGCGCCCACCATAACGCAGCAAAAGG CTCTGCCACTGACAGCGATGGGAGCCGGCACTGAGCTGGCGGTGGCGCGGCCCAAGTGTAACAGCATTCTCCACGTATTCCACGAGTGGCTGTTCGAGGCAGCGCACATAGGTGGCGATACCTGGCGCCAGAATCGCAAGA AGCAGGCATGCGAGGCTAGCAAGCGGCCATCGTCGATGATCATGGAGCACCGCAAGGGTTCCATTTCGCTGTCGCAGCCCAACTCGCTGAACGATCCCGCCTCACTGCCGCCCACGCTGACCATCGACAAGTACGAGTCGGGCCGTGCCGAGGCCATTGGCACACTGTGCAAGATCTTTTGTGCAAAGAAGACCGGCGAGGAGATATTGCCAGTGTATTTGGCTCGCTTCTACATGGCCCTGCAGCAGTGCCTCAAGATCACCGAGTCGAAGGAGTGCGATGAGACGCTGGCCAGCATACTGCTGCACTCGGGCGATCTCTTTCGCCTGGATCTGGATGGCAtcaatgtgctgctgccgggCTTCATAGCCGCCCTAGAGATTGTGCTGCCCGACAAGGATCTGAAGCTGAAGACACAATCCATGGCATTCAATCGCACGGAGCTCCGGCGCTCGGCCATCAACATATTGCTGTCGATAAtggtgctgccactgcactATCAGGCACTGCCCATCCGTGATCTGTCCAGCGAGACGAGCGAAAA AATGTTCACATTCATTCAGCTGAAGTCGCGTCTCATGAACATTCTGATGAATGCGCTGCAGGTGGAAACAGATGcccagaacacacacatgctgcTGGGCGGTCTGCTGTTGTGCGTCCAGGATGCCGTCACCTTCGAGGAAACGGACATGGGGGGCACGGCCTCCACTCATATGCACAGCTCTGGCGGTGCACAGCACCACGAGGCCAATCTACTCAGCTCGG CTTGCTCGGAGCGTTCCGCCTCGCTGGTCAGCGCTGGCACGGCCAGCTTGGGTGCCCAAACGACGGCCACCATGGGCGCTGGTTCGGGCTCCATGCGCGACACGGCCTCGGCCCACGATTATCCAAGTTTAACCATCTCCGATGACATGTCATTTGAGTTTGGCCAAGAGCTGGAAGGCGTGACCACATATG ATAATGCCCATGCGCTGTTTGTGCGTGCCACGTATTTGGTCTGCCATCGGCTCATCTCGTCGTGGAAAACAGACTTGAATGTCTCCCTGGCCGCCCTGGAGCTGTTGTCCGGCTTGGCCAGGCTGCATATACGCGAAACAG ACGCTCTAGAGTGCAAGCGCGCCGTCAAGTGGATATGCGACTACATATGCTATCAGTGCTCGAGGCCACCGCCGGCGCACAGCAAGGATCTGCATAGCACAATTGTGGCTGCGTTTCAGTGCACCGCCGCCTGGCTGATGCAGCATCCGTATTTGCTGCAGGACAAGGACTGCCTGCAGACGGTGCTCGAGGTGGTTGAGCTGGGCATATCGGGCACCAAGAGTCAGAGCAAAAGCGGCGATATACCCAAGTTCAAGGATGAGAAGGAACTGAAGCCGGCCTCCATGCGGGTGCGAGATGCGGCCGAGAATCTGCTCACCATCATCCTCGAACAGGTTGGCTATTTTCCCAGCGAATGTGGCCCCGAGTCCATATCATCGCTGCTCGATGAACTGGCCCTGATGAAGCACTGCAACTCGATGgtgccagcggcggcggccagcaCCGAGCAGGCCATTGCCAAGTTCAAGTATTTTGTGACGGAAAACTCGACCATTTTGGCACTGCTCGAGGAGCCGCTGGGCAATGATCAGGATCCGCAGCCAACAGTGACAC TGCTGATCCGTGGACCATTTGGCCGACATGCGTGGACCATGCAGCTGCGACACTTGCCACGCAGCAAGTCGGGCATCAAGTACCATGCCATCAATCCCGGCCGTCCCATACCCATGAACGATGTTAGCCAGCGGCCCGAGTGCGAGCAAAAGAACTTCCCGGACGGCGTGGACAAGGTGCAGCCGTGCGTGGCCGACTATTCCATACCCACCATCGATCAGATACGCGAGCAGTATGGTTCCGCCAGTATACGGGAGCTGGAGGCGCTGCTCGAGAACCAGAGCATACACGAGAAGCTGGCCTGGGCGGAGGCGGACAACAGTGTGGACAGTCTGTCGCATTCGCAGGAGTGCGTGCCGCCGTTGGTGTGCCAAGAGTTTCATGCCGCACGGCTATTCCTTTCGCATTTCGGTTTTCTCACCTTCGAGACACGCAATCCGCACAATCCAGCCGAGGCGCTGGGCACACCGCCCCAGCGACCGCTCATCGTGCTGGACACAAAGTCGACGGCATTTGCCGCCGATCTGGATCGACTGGACAAGCTCAGTGCCCGCACCCACGATACCGTCTATGTGTTCTACGTTAAG ACGGGTCAGACGAGTGCCCAGCAAATAATTGGCAATATGGTCGAGGAGACGAGCCACACTTATGATCCGCATTTTGCCGGCATGCTGCAGACCCTCGGCTGGCCGGTGCTGGTTGCCGATCACTCGGGCTGGACGGGCTTTGCCCACAACTCCTGGTCGCTAAAGGGAAcgccagaggagcagcaacagcagctgcagctgaaatcCAATGTGCCCAGCGAGCTCAATTACAATGGATCACAGCGTGTGCTCTATTGGGCGGATGTCTCGTCGGAGATTGCGTTCGTGGTGCCGACAACGTGGAATCTTCGCTACAACAGCGACACGAGCGATGGCGGCAGTCTCTCCGGCAGCGATCAGCTTGGCACGAGCAATGTTTGGGCACGTTGCGAGTCGGAGGCAGGAACTGGTGCAGCCAAGTCAAAGCCGCGTAATCTCAGCTTGGAATTGGACACGAGCACGGGCACTGGGCGCAGCCAAAAGGATCCTGTGCCACCAACGCGTCGCAAGGGGAACGTAACCAAGCCGACGCTGCTCGCACAGGCTCCGGCCAAGATCTTCCTCGTGTGGCTGGAGAGCTACGAGGACTACCTGAACTTCCCGCTCGAGGATCTGCTCGCCTACACACGCACCGGCGAGGAGCTGCACTCGCTGCAGCAGCCCCGGGCCGCTGACTGTCATGTGATCTTCGTGCACTCGTTGCTGTCGGGACTGTTAAGGGTCAAGCTGCAGGGCCCGCCCGGTCGCATGAGCTTTGCCACGCCCCTAGTCGATGGCATGGTGCTGAGTCGACGCGTCGTTGGCAATCTGGTGCGTCAGACGGCCCTAAACATATCCCGCAGACGGCGACTGGACAACGATAA CTATCAACCGCCGCATGTGCGACGCCGCTTGAAGGTGCAGGACATTGTCCAGAAGTACAAAATGGATTTGAGCGAGGCCGAGCTGCTGGCCCATCTGTTTCAGCGTGCAATTTAG
- the LOC117899345 gene encoding ral GTPase-activating protein subunit beta isoform X13 — MYSEWASLSAQITANSCGAQCFSVLNKFPASAGREVVVSVVKQLGTNLGITQNAEPSHLVKDEEVKWCMDVICFGLSLPLQEHETIKDCVNVYCEWLTALHPQPRISVPKPICEDANLYARQIINHFHNLFVPRQGESADTIKRQAVLCHRVLRTLQQTAQISQLMDRQTWDTLLLFLLAINEILLAPPTVKDDVGDQLCERVLSVLFEVWLLACVRSFPSPSMWKTLQESCSMWRHRVALVDQWNRVNLALTSRLLEFSYGPAFPQLKNADEDGQLIPVGMSNDCVAQTWYRFLRMIGNPTALCSPHIISKSSHFVQWALTHEKGAETHQHPCLQQLPQIFLNAMKGISSQVDAFLGLSKTSLIGLTGGGARNAIGSSSNSSNSNNNNSYTHSSGSTSAGPVQGSGGGGGGGAAVAPGIGTGIGPGSGSGSGTGGQAPTPVSAAGAAAPTTPTSTSGPPSASSSINSLPLTAMGAGTELAVARPKCNSILHVFHEWLFEAAHIGGDTWRQNRKKQACEASKRPSSMIMEHRKGSISLSQPNSLNDPASLPPTLTIDKYESGRAEAIGTLCKIFCAKKTGEEILPVYLARFYMALQQCLKITESKECDETLASILLHSGDLFRLDLDGINVLLPGFIAALEIVLPDKDLKLKTQSMAFNRTELRRSAINILLSIMVLPLHYQALPIRDLSSETSEKMFTFIQLKSRLMNILMNALQVETDAQNTHMLLGGLLLCVQDAVTFEETDMGGTASTHMHSSGGAQHHEANLLSSDNAHALFVRATYLVCHRLISSWKTDLNVSLAALELLSGLARLHIRETDALECKRAVKWICDYICYQCSRPPPAHSKDLHSTIVAAFQCTAAWLMQHPYLLQDKDCLQTVLEVVELGISGTKSQSKSGDIPKFKDEKELKPASMRVRDAAENLLTIILEQVGYFPSECGPESISSLLDELALMKHCNSMVPAAAASTEQAIAKFKYFVTENSTILALLEEPLGNDQDPQPTVTLLIRGPFGRHAWTMQLRHLPRSKSGIKYHAINPGRPIPMNDVSQRPECEQKNFPDGVDKVQPCVADYSIPTIDQIREQYGSASIRELEALLENQSIHEKLAWAEADNSVDSLSHSQECVPPLVCQEFHAARLFLSHFGFLTFETRNPHNPAEALGTPPQRPLIVLDTKSTAFAADLDRLDKLSARTHDTVYVFYVKTGQTSAQQIIGNMVEETSHTYDPHFAGMLQTLGWPVLVADHSGWTGFAHNSWSLKGTPEEQQQQLQLKSNVPSELNYNGSQRVLYWADVSSEIAFVVPTTWNLRYNSDTSDGGSLSGSDQLGTSNVWARCESEAGTGAAKSKPRNLSLELDTSTGTGRSQKDPVPPTRRKGNVTKPTLLAQAPAKIFLVWLESYEDYLNFPLEDLLAYTRTGEELHSLQQPRAADCHVIFVHSLLSGLLRVKLQGPPGRMSFATPLVDGMVLSRRVVGNLVRQTALNISRRRRLDNDNYQPPHVRRRLKVQDIVQKYKMDLSEAELLAHLFQRAI; from the exons ATGTACTCTGAATGGGCCTCACTGTCGGCCCAGATTACGGCCAACAGCTGCGGTGCGCAATGCTTCAGTGTGCTGAACAAATTCCCAGCCTCGGCTGGACGGGAAGTGGTCGTGTCGGTGGTCAAGCAGCTGGGCACCAATCTGGGCATCACACAGAATGCCGAGCCCAGCCATTTGGTCAAGGATGAGGAG GTGAAATGGTGCATGGATGTCATCTGCTTTGGCCTATCGCTGCCCCTGCAGGAGCACGAGACCATCAAGGACTGCGTGAATGTCTACTGCGAGTGGCTGACGGCGCTGCATCCGCAGCCGCGCATCAGTGTGCCGAAGCCCATATGCGAGGATGCCAATCTGTATGCACGCCAGATAATCAATCACTTTCACAATCTGTTTGTGCCGCGCCAGGGCGAAA GTGCCGACACCATTAAGCGGCAGGCGGTGCTGTGTCATCGGGTGCTGCGCACACTTCAGCAGACGGCGCAGATATCGCAGCTGATGGATCGTCAGACGTGGGacacgctgctgctcttcctgctggCCATTAACGAGATTCTACTGGCGCCGCCCACCGTCAAGGATGATGTCGGCGATCAGCTGTGCGAGCGTGTGCTCTCCGTGCTCTTTGAAGtgtggctgctggcctgcGTGCGCAGCTTCCCCTCGCCCTCGATGTGGAAAACGCTGCAGGAGTCGTGCTCCATGTGGCGGCATCGCGTGGCCCTGGTCGATCAATGGAATCGTGTCAACTTGGCCCTCACCTCCCGCCTGCTCGAGTTCAGCTATGGCCCAGCGTTTCCGCAGCTCAAAAATG CCGACGAGGATGGCCAGCTGATACCTGTGGGCATGTCGAACGATTGTGTGGCCCAGACATGGTATCGCTTCTTGCGCATGATCGGAAATCCCACGGCGCTCTGCTCACCGCACATCATCAGCAAATCGTCGCACTTCGTGCAGTGGGCGCTCACCCACGAGAAGGGCGCTGAGACGCACCAGCATCCgtgtctgcagcagctgccgcagatCTTTCTCAACGCCATGAAGGGCATCTCCAGCCAGGTGGATGCGTTTCTGG GCTTGAGCAAAACCTCGCTTATCGGCCTCACGGGAGGCGGTGCACGCAATGcgatcggcagcagcagcaacagcagcaacagcaacaacaacaacagctacaccCACAGCAGCGGCTCGACGAGCGCTGGCCCAGTCCAAGGCtcgggtggtggtggtggtggtggtgccgccgTTGCCCctggcattggcactggcattggccCTGGCTccggttctggttctggcacTGGTGGCCAGGCACCAACTCCGGTCTCGGCCGCTGGGGCTGCGGCACCCACAACGCCAACATCGACATCGGGTCCGCCCTcggcgagcagcagcatcaact CTCTGCCACTGACAGCGATGGGAGCCGGCACTGAGCTGGCGGTGGCGCGGCCCAAGTGTAACAGCATTCTCCACGTATTCCACGAGTGGCTGTTCGAGGCAGCGCACATAGGTGGCGATACCTGGCGCCAGAATCGCAAGA AGCAGGCATGCGAGGCTAGCAAGCGGCCATCGTCGATGATCATGGAGCACCGCAAGGGTTCCATTTCGCTGTCGCAGCCCAACTCGCTGAACGATCCCGCCTCACTGCCGCCCACGCTGACCATCGACAAGTACGAGTCGGGCCGTGCCGAGGCCATTGGCACACTGTGCAAGATCTTTTGTGCAAAGAAGACCGGCGAGGAGATATTGCCAGTGTATTTGGCTCGCTTCTACATGGCCCTGCAGCAGTGCCTCAAGATCACCGAGTCGAAGGAGTGCGATGAGACGCTGGCCAGCATACTGCTGCACTCGGGCGATCTCTTTCGCCTGGATCTGGATGGCAtcaatgtgctgctgccgggCTTCATAGCCGCCCTAGAGATTGTGCTGCCCGACAAGGATCTGAAGCTGAAGACACAATCCATGGCATTCAATCGCACGGAGCTCCGGCGCTCGGCCATCAACATATTGCTGTCGATAAtggtgctgccactgcactATCAGGCACTGCCCATCCGTGATCTGTCCAGCGAGACGAGCGAAAA AATGTTCACATTCATTCAGCTGAAGTCGCGTCTCATGAACATTCTGATGAATGCGCTGCAGGTGGAAACAGATGcccagaacacacacatgctgcTGGGCGGTCTGCTGTTGTGCGTCCAGGATGCCGTCACCTTCGAGGAAACGGACATGGGGGGCACGGCCTCCACTCATATGCACAGCTCTGGCGGTGCACAGCACCACGAGGCCAATCTACTCAGCTCGG ATAATGCCCATGCGCTGTTTGTGCGTGCCACGTATTTGGTCTGCCATCGGCTCATCTCGTCGTGGAAAACAGACTTGAATGTCTCCCTGGCCGCCCTGGAGCTGTTGTCCGGCTTGGCCAGGCTGCATATACGCGAAACAG ACGCTCTAGAGTGCAAGCGCGCCGTCAAGTGGATATGCGACTACATATGCTATCAGTGCTCGAGGCCACCGCCGGCGCACAGCAAGGATCTGCATAGCACAATTGTGGCTGCGTTTCAGTGCACCGCCGCCTGGCTGATGCAGCATCCGTATTTGCTGCAGGACAAGGACTGCCTGCAGACGGTGCTCGAGGTGGTTGAGCTGGGCATATCGGGCACCAAGAGTCAGAGCAAAAGCGGCGATATACCCAAGTTCAAGGATGAGAAGGAACTGAAGCCGGCCTCCATGCGGGTGCGAGATGCGGCCGAGAATCTGCTCACCATCATCCTCGAACAGGTTGGCTATTTTCCCAGCGAATGTGGCCCCGAGTCCATATCATCGCTGCTCGATGAACTGGCCCTGATGAAGCACTGCAACTCGATGgtgccagcggcggcggccagcaCCGAGCAGGCCATTGCCAAGTTCAAGTATTTTGTGACGGAAAACTCGACCATTTTGGCACTGCTCGAGGAGCCGCTGGGCAATGATCAGGATCCGCAGCCAACAGTGACAC TGCTGATCCGTGGACCATTTGGCCGACATGCGTGGACCATGCAGCTGCGACACTTGCCACGCAGCAAGTCGGGCATCAAGTACCATGCCATCAATCCCGGCCGTCCCATACCCATGAACGATGTTAGCCAGCGGCCCGAGTGCGAGCAAAAGAACTTCCCGGACGGCGTGGACAAGGTGCAGCCGTGCGTGGCCGACTATTCCATACCCACCATCGATCAGATACGCGAGCAGTATGGTTCCGCCAGTATACGGGAGCTGGAGGCGCTGCTCGAGAACCAGAGCATACACGAGAAGCTGGCCTGGGCGGAGGCGGACAACAGTGTGGACAGTCTGTCGCATTCGCAGGAGTGCGTGCCGCCGTTGGTGTGCCAAGAGTTTCATGCCGCACGGCTATTCCTTTCGCATTTCGGTTTTCTCACCTTCGAGACACGCAATCCGCACAATCCAGCCGAGGCGCTGGGCACACCGCCCCAGCGACCGCTCATCGTGCTGGACACAAAGTCGACGGCATTTGCCGCCGATCTGGATCGACTGGACAAGCTCAGTGCCCGCACCCACGATACCGTCTATGTGTTCTACGTTAAG ACGGGTCAGACGAGTGCCCAGCAAATAATTGGCAATATGGTCGAGGAGACGAGCCACACTTATGATCCGCATTTTGCCGGCATGCTGCAGACCCTCGGCTGGCCGGTGCTGGTTGCCGATCACTCGGGCTGGACGGGCTTTGCCCACAACTCCTGGTCGCTAAAGGGAAcgccagaggagcagcaacagcagctgcagctgaaatcCAATGTGCCCAGCGAGCTCAATTACAATGGATCACAGCGTGTGCTCTATTGGGCGGATGTCTCGTCGGAGATTGCGTTCGTGGTGCCGACAACGTGGAATCTTCGCTACAACAGCGACACGAGCGATGGCGGCAGTCTCTCCGGCAGCGATCAGCTTGGCACGAGCAATGTTTGGGCACGTTGCGAGTCGGAGGCAGGAACTGGTGCAGCCAAGTCAAAGCCGCGTAATCTCAGCTTGGAATTGGACACGAGCACGGGCACTGGGCGCAGCCAAAAGGATCCTGTGCCACCAACGCGTCGCAAGGGGAACGTAACCAAGCCGACGCTGCTCGCACAGGCTCCGGCCAAGATCTTCCTCGTGTGGCTGGAGAGCTACGAGGACTACCTGAACTTCCCGCTCGAGGATCTGCTCGCCTACACACGCACCGGCGAGGAGCTGCACTCGCTGCAGCAGCCCCGGGCCGCTGACTGTCATGTGATCTTCGTGCACTCGTTGCTGTCGGGACTGTTAAGGGTCAAGCTGCAGGGCCCGCCCGGTCGCATGAGCTTTGCCACGCCCCTAGTCGATGGCATGGTGCTGAGTCGACGCGTCGTTGGCAATCTGGTGCGTCAGACGGCCCTAAACATATCCCGCAGACGGCGACTGGACAACGATAA CTATCAACCGCCGCATGTGCGACGCCGCTTGAAGGTGCAGGACATTGTCCAGAAGTACAAAATGGATTTGAGCGAGGCCGAGCTGCTGGCCCATCTGTTTCAGCGTGCAATTTAG